The following proteins are encoded in a genomic region of Dyadobacter sp. UC 10:
- a CDS encoding PPC domain-containing DNA-binding protein gives MTICQLLPFALFLSIAQLAAQSTPDSIPKYVKVPAGYLMVLRQGDNVFTELENLASREQIPSANLTGMGFLNTTFGFFNFKTKEYDPRDFKDVELASMQGSIAWQNGKPSLHCHGVVTGKDFKAYGGHLLKATVSTGSVEIRITVHDKQFQRLMEEPPGANVLNLK, from the coding sequence ATGACTATCTGCCAGCTTCTTCCGTTTGCGTTATTTCTATCGATCGCCCAGCTTGCCGCTCAAAGCACACCTGATAGTATCCCCAAATATGTCAAAGTGCCCGCAGGCTACCTGATGGTACTGAGGCAGGGAGATAATGTCTTTACCGAACTAGAAAACCTGGCTTCCAGGGAGCAGATCCCTTCCGCAAATCTTACCGGGATGGGTTTCCTAAATACCACCTTCGGCTTTTTCAATTTCAAGACAAAAGAATATGATCCCAGAGATTTCAAAGATGTGGAACTTGCTTCTATGCAAGGTTCTATTGCGTGGCAAAACGGCAAACCCTCGCTGCATTGCCACGGTGTTGTGACCGGAAAGGATTTCAAAGCTTATGGCGGGCACTTACTGAAAGCTACCGTGAGCACTGGCTCTGTGGAAATTAGGATAACCGTGCACGATAAACAATTCCAGCGGCTCATGGAAGAGCCGCCGGGCGCTAATGTGCTCAATCTGAAATAG
- a CDS encoding DUF6797 domain-containing protein produces MSQYVKKQVRKWGVVSVVVLSLATVMLTGYTKYQHIVSDQPDSANLAAFVEPGFPYISTSVDARNIGAGFPKDNQAARTLALQLGDSAYACFDTDQLRWSVAWTGKFLPMVLMAQVSYKKFFNKNNEIARLTGEPKIATGNYAGWTVGKPVFRNGQQEGEPTWKPLPADQARWNGSYVFGSKAILSYSVGNSKIYELPGSRKFGDQVAFTRNLRIETVDKELYLTAAEVSNGAGAEVKGKVAYIYQGANKDSVTAIGIAGKVDWKLEINENKYITVKLPASAKQALGMIVMWKGPAKELKAFEKVCRTKPELFPDFEKGGPAAWKETITTKGKLSPDTAAFVTDQLTLPLNNPWKRNVRLADIAFFPDGRAAVVTFEGDVWTVEGIDKDLQNVKWRRFASGLHEPMSIEVVKDFIYVFDRNGIVKLHDLNRDGNADYYENFSNVMSQSAESREWAADMVYVADGSFYIAKGGSLSNGPGMTSKAPGKGFRTGSDQNGTILKISPDGKQFEVIATGLRGPYLGFNPKTGVLTATDQQGNFVPSTPIYVIKKGDYYGVIPTAHRTDNPEIAPPLTWIPHSVDRSSLGQAWVTGNKMGPLNGNLIHFSFGTPGLFRVLIDSTSKIMQGGVSYINAYYPAPTSKGALSPVDEQMYVTGFNLWGSASTGISSLIRLRYTGKQSYMPSQFRAGNQGIIIGFDTEIDKSTALDPANFEIKRYNYQRTEEYGSGHFKLDGSTGEEMLPVAGAYLSADGKKVLLLVPDMKEVMQMEVGYRLKAKDGKKINDHFYFTVNSSDDIDFKKYGFDHVDLALLTANKEEMASQPVKVEIASAEKGQEIFQKMACFGCHSPGTKTDGMYGPPFKNLYKSERIFDDGTKEIADEKYLRESILAPSKKIVKGYNEEMPSFVGVLSDTDIESVILYIKDLKKSKN; encoded by the coding sequence ATGTCTCAATACGTTAAAAAGCAGGTGAGGAAGTGGGGAGTTGTTTCTGTTGTGGTTTTGTCCCTCGCGACTGTTATGCTTACCGGTTATACCAAATACCAGCACATTGTTTCCGACCAGCCGGATTCTGCGAATCTTGCCGCTTTTGTAGAGCCGGGCTTTCCTTATATTTCTACTTCCGTAGATGCCAGGAATATTGGTGCAGGGTTTCCCAAAGACAATCAGGCTGCGCGCACACTGGCTTTGCAGCTCGGCGACAGCGCTTATGCCTGCTTTGACACCGATCAGCTAAGATGGTCGGTAGCGTGGACGGGGAAATTTTTGCCAATGGTTTTGATGGCGCAGGTTTCCTATAAAAAATTTTTTAACAAGAACAATGAAATCGCCAGGCTGACAGGTGAACCGAAAATTGCAACGGGTAATTATGCGGGCTGGACCGTGGGAAAGCCTGTTTTTAGAAATGGACAACAGGAAGGAGAGCCAACCTGGAAACCTTTGCCCGCCGATCAGGCAAGATGGAATGGTTCGTATGTCTTCGGAAGCAAAGCTATTCTGTCTTACTCGGTAGGTAATTCAAAAATATATGAGTTGCCGGGGAGCAGAAAGTTCGGAGATCAGGTGGCATTTACAAGGAACTTGCGGATTGAAACCGTTGATAAGGAGCTGTATTTAACCGCAGCGGAAGTCAGTAACGGCGCTGGGGCTGAGGTGAAAGGGAAAGTCGCGTATATCTATCAGGGTGCCAATAAGGATAGCGTGACTGCAATCGGGATTGCCGGGAAAGTCGACTGGAAGCTTGAAATAAATGAGAACAAGTACATCACCGTTAAACTTCCGGCATCGGCCAAACAGGCGTTGGGGATGATTGTGATGTGGAAGGGGCCAGCGAAGGAATTAAAAGCATTTGAAAAAGTATGCCGGACGAAGCCGGAATTGTTTCCGGATTTCGAAAAGGGAGGCCCCGCAGCCTGGAAAGAGACCATTACTACAAAAGGAAAACTATCCCCGGACACCGCCGCATTTGTGACCGATCAGCTTACATTACCTTTAAATAATCCCTGGAAACGCAATGTCCGGTTAGCCGATATCGCCTTTTTCCCCGACGGTCGGGCCGCTGTGGTTACATTTGAAGGGGACGTCTGGACGGTCGAAGGGATCGATAAGGATTTGCAAAATGTTAAATGGAGAAGATTTGCTTCGGGCTTGCACGAGCCGATGAGCATCGAGGTGGTCAAGGACTTTATCTATGTTTTTGACCGGAACGGTATTGTGAAGCTCCACGATTTGAACAGGGACGGTAATGCCGATTATTACGAAAATTTCTCAAATGTAATGTCGCAATCCGCCGAATCGCGGGAATGGGCGGCGGACATGGTATACGTGGCTGACGGAAGCTTTTACATTGCCAAGGGAGGCAGTTTGAGCAACGGACCGGGAATGACTTCCAAAGCTCCTGGGAAAGGGTTCAGGACAGGTTCCGACCAGAACGGTACAATCCTGAAAATTTCTCCGGATGGAAAACAATTTGAAGTCATCGCAACTGGTTTGAGAGGACCATACCTCGGTTTTAATCCAAAAACCGGCGTACTTACAGCCACCGACCAGCAGGGTAACTTTGTTCCTTCCACACCGATTTATGTGATAAAAAAAGGAGATTATTACGGGGTAATCCCGACCGCCCATCGTACCGATAATCCTGAAATTGCACCTCCTCTGACCTGGATACCGCACAGCGTCGACCGGTCGAGCCTTGGACAGGCATGGGTGACGGGGAACAAGATGGGACCGCTGAATGGTAATCTGATCCATTTCTCTTTTGGCACGCCGGGGCTGTTCCGCGTTCTGATCGACAGCACTTCGAAAATTATGCAGGGCGGTGTTTCTTATATCAATGCCTATTATCCCGCACCTACTTCCAAAGGCGCACTCAGCCCGGTTGATGAACAAATGTATGTGACGGGTTTCAACCTCTGGGGATCGGCTTCGACCGGAATCAGTTCGCTGATAAGACTTAGATATACTGGCAAGCAAAGCTACATGCCCAGCCAGTTCCGGGCTGGTAACCAGGGTATTATTATCGGTTTTGATACTGAAATCGACAAATCGACCGCGCTGGATCCTGCCAATTTTGAAATCAAAAGATATAACTATCAGCGCACGGAAGAATATGGCTCGGGGCACTTCAAACTGGACGGAAGCACAGGAGAGGAAATGCTGCCCGTAGCGGGAGCTTATCTCTCAGCGGATGGTAAAAAGGTTTTATTGCTGGTCCCGGATATGAAAGAAGTAATGCAGATGGAAGTGGGGTACCGCCTGAAAGCGAAAGACGGTAAGAAGATCAACGACCACTTCTATTTCACTGTAAACAGTTCGGATGACATCGATTTTAAAAAGTATGGTTTCGATCATGTGGACCTGGCATTGCTGACTGCCAATAAAGAAGAAATGGCATCACAACCGGTTAAAGTGGAAATAGCTTCTGCTGAAAAGGGGCAGGAAATATTTCAGAAAATGGCATGCTTCGGTTGCCACTCGCCCGGGACCAAAACAGACGGAATGTATGGGCCACCCTTTAAAAACCTTTACAAATCGGAAAGGATATTTGACGATGGTACCAAAGAGATCGCTGACGAAAAGTACCTCAGGGAGTCGATCTTAGCACCTTCAAAAAAGATTGTCAAAGGTTATAATGAAGAAATGCCCTCGTTTGTGGGTGTATTGTCCGACACGGATATTGAATCGGTGATCCTGTATATCAAGGATTTGAAAAAATCTAAAAATTAA
- a CDS encoding ASCH domain-containing protein — protein MLFTVNHLEGIKSGKISLAFRKWKNQGVNAGSRINTAIGIIEITSMTECDREHITTADANQAGFSDLDRMLSLLDKFSEGTIYKMGVRYVSEDPRIKLREQTDVTDQELEELLDKLKRLDMASNQGKWTIKILKAIQENPLLRAADLAVKVKKEKEWLKLNVRKLKNLGLTVSHEPGYTLSPLGGYLLEKVGAEK, from the coding sequence ATGCTTTTTACCGTAAATCATCTCGAAGGAATTAAGTCAGGCAAAATCTCACTCGCTTTTCGCAAGTGGAAAAATCAGGGTGTAAATGCAGGAAGCCGGATCAATACAGCGATCGGCATCATCGAGATTACTTCAATGACCGAGTGTGACCGAGAGCATATTACCACAGCGGATGCAAACCAGGCAGGTTTTTCGGATCTGGACAGGATGTTGTCACTGCTCGACAAATTTAGCGAGGGAACGATCTATAAGATGGGCGTTCGTTATGTTTCAGAAGACCCCCGGATAAAGTTGCGGGAGCAGACGGACGTAACTGACCAGGAATTGGAGGAGCTACTCGATAAGCTGAAACGCCTTGATATGGCGAGCAACCAGGGGAAATGGACGATTAAAATTCTGAAAGCGATTCAGGAGAATCCGCTTTTACGGGCGGCCGACCTTGCGGTTAAAGTGAAAAAGGAAAAAGAATGGCTGAAGCTGAATGTCAGGAAGCTCAAAAATCTCGGCCTTACCGTCTCTCACGAGCCAGGATACACGTTGTCTCCGCTGGGCGGGTATTTACTTGAAAAAGTGGGCGCCGAAAAATGA
- a CDS encoding NCS2 family permease: MFSFSGLKKDHTSVSTEILAGISSFLATAYIIVVNPSILSQTGMPFPAVLTATILVSFFSSMMMGLYANNPILVAPGMGLNAFFTFTAVFTYKLTWQVALGTVFWSGIFFLLLSVFNIRSYIVKAIPKPLRYAIASGIGLFITLIGFANAKFIIANPATMISLGNLNAATLTFLAGLLITVVLLIRNVKGSILIGIVLTTLLAWPIGRWWGGSETVITITKLVAPPDFSLLFQLDLVNSLKWSLAPVILAFVFTDMFDSLSTFVGLSEASGLLDENGEPRNIRRSLIVDAFSTTVAGLTGSSPGTAYIESAVGIEQGGKTGLTAVAGAVLFLPFLFLSPLLSAVPAIATAPALVLVGVFMMKPVVKINWNELHEAFPAFLAMVLIPFTYSITQGIIWGFLSWTVLHILTGRTREISLALIIIDLFALLALIF, translated from the coding sequence ATGTTTTCTTTTTCCGGGTTAAAAAAAGATCACACCTCCGTTTCTACGGAAATCCTGGCCGGCATTTCCTCGTTTCTGGCAACCGCCTACATCATCGTTGTTAATCCGTCTATTTTAAGTCAAACGGGCATGCCTTTTCCGGCAGTACTGACAGCCACGATCCTCGTTTCGTTTTTCAGCTCAATGATGATGGGCCTGTATGCCAACAACCCGATCCTGGTCGCGCCGGGAATGGGATTGAATGCGTTCTTCACATTCACAGCCGTTTTCACTTATAAACTTACCTGGCAGGTAGCGCTGGGTACTGTTTTTTGGTCGGGGATATTTTTTTTACTGCTGTCGGTTTTCAATATCAGGTCCTATATCGTTAAAGCGATTCCCAAACCACTCCGCTACGCAATCGCCTCGGGAATAGGTCTTTTCATCACACTCATCGGCTTTGCAAATGCAAAGTTCATCATCGCCAACCCGGCTACCATGATCAGTCTGGGTAACCTGAATGCCGCTACGCTCACCTTCCTTGCGGGCTTGCTTATTACGGTCGTACTGCTGATCAGAAATGTAAAAGGGAGCATTTTGATAGGTATTGTACTGACCACCCTGCTCGCCTGGCCGATAGGTCGCTGGTGGGGAGGAAGCGAGACGGTGATCACGATTACCAAACTGGTGGCCCCGCCCGATTTTAGTCTCCTGTTCCAACTGGATCTGGTCAACTCGCTGAAATGGAGCCTGGCACCGGTTATTCTGGCATTTGTTTTCACGGATATGTTCGACAGCCTTTCCACCTTTGTCGGCCTTTCGGAAGCTTCCGGCCTGCTCGACGAAAACGGCGAGCCGCGCAATATCAGACGCTCGCTGATCGTGGATGCTTTTTCCACCACCGTTGCAGGGCTTACGGGCAGCAGCCCGGGCACTGCCTATATTGAATCGGCGGTGGGTATTGAGCAGGGCGGGAAAACGGGCCTTACTGCTGTGGCAGGTGCTGTTCTGTTTTTGCCATTCCTGTTTTTATCGCCATTGCTAAGTGCAGTCCCGGCCATTGCTACTGCGCCCGCGCTGGTACTTGTAGGTGTATTTATGATGAAACCCGTCGTCAAAATCAACTGGAATGAGCTGCACGAGGCATTTCCTGCATTTCTCGCAATGGTATTGATCCCCTTCACCTATTCCATTACCCAGGGCATTATCTGGGGATTTTTGAGCTGGACAGTCCTGCACATCCTGACAGGCCGCACCCGGGAAATCAGCCTAGCGCTGATTATCATTGACTTATTCGCTCTTCTTGCATTAATTTTTTAA
- the porV gene encoding type IX secretion system outer membrane channel protein PorV: MNRKILSLSFFLLTLAQAGAQPVDSVRIPIGLPYMLEINPDARTAAMGYAGAALSPDANATYINSSKLAAAREDFGASVSYTPWLPNLVDGMWLGYASAYKKLGERQAVAASVQYFDYDVYTTGGAGNRAHDIAISGMYSRQLDRNFSMGLTLKYISSDWGQGVVAGNSVKPGRAIAADISAYYRKRLKDESTGQDFSWSFGAVLANIGNKIDYGVGGGQYFLPAKLRVGGGISYSATGRHRINLIADASKLLVPTPVGGSIVSSPKSFEAIFKSFTDAPGGFKEEMQEIMIGVGAEYWYNDVVALRAGYYNENERKTNQKLVTVGAGARIFKKYQADFGYAFSAQKGSAVLDTYRATLSFYLNGKKG, from the coding sequence ATGAATCGAAAAATCCTGTCCCTGAGTTTTTTCTTATTAACCCTTGCGCAAGCCGGAGCACAGCCTGTCGATTCGGTCAGAATCCCGATTGGGCTTCCTTACATGCTTGAAATCAACCCCGATGCTCGAACAGCTGCAATGGGTTATGCCGGCGCTGCGTTAAGTCCCGACGCAAATGCAACTTATATCAATTCTTCGAAACTGGCTGCGGCGAGGGAGGATTTCGGTGCATCGGTTTCTTACACGCCCTGGTTGCCAAATCTCGTCGACGGAATGTGGTTAGGATACGCCAGTGCCTACAAGAAGCTGGGCGAAAGACAAGCTGTTGCTGCATCAGTCCAGTACTTTGATTATGATGTATATACTACGGGCGGTGCAGGTAACCGTGCGCACGACATTGCAATAAGCGGCATGTATTCACGGCAGCTCGATAGGAACTTTTCAATGGGGCTTACATTAAAATATATTTCTTCCGACTGGGGGCAGGGCGTCGTGGCTGGCAACAGTGTTAAACCCGGCCGGGCGATTGCAGCAGATATCAGCGCTTATTACAGAAAACGGTTGAAAGACGAATCTACAGGTCAGGACTTCAGTTGGTCGTTTGGGGCTGTTTTGGCAAATATTGGCAACAAAATCGATTATGGAGTTGGCGGAGGACAGTACTTTTTGCCTGCAAAACTCCGGGTTGGAGGCGGAATATCGTACTCTGCAACCGGGCGTCACAGGATTAATCTAATCGCCGACGCAAGCAAGCTGCTGGTGCCCACGCCAGTCGGCGGTTCCATCGTCAGTTCCCCAAAATCATTCGAAGCGATTTTCAAATCGTTCACCGATGCACCCGGAGGCTTTAAGGAGGAAATGCAGGAGATCATGATCGGAGTAGGCGCAGAGTACTGGTACAATGACGTTGTGGCACTGAGAGCTGGTTACTACAACGAAAACGAAAGGAAGACAAACCAAAAACTCGTGACCGTCGGCGCAGGAGCGCGTATATTTAAAAAATACCAGGCCGATTTCGGCTATGCCTTTTCCGCACAAAAAGGAAGTGCTGTGCTAGATACCTACCGTGCTACATTATCATTTTATTTGAACGGAAAAAAAGGGTAG
- a CDS encoding START domain-containing protein — protein MKKLIVILTGIFFPAVFAIAQPEVDAGWVIALKKEGVVVYSKALPGSRIKALRAEYVMDATVQEIADLLVDIPATTKWMCHARSCKLLKKVSDREMYYYTEVSLPWPLENRDFVTHLKITQDPVTKILTVSSPAVPGEVAPKKGLVRINHSQSVWKIVPVAERKVKIEYTLRVDPGGMIPAHVVNYFAKQAPFETFTQMQAEVRERRKSHP, from the coding sequence ATGAAAAAATTGATTGTCATCCTGACCGGGATTTTCTTCCCGGCCGTTTTTGCGATTGCCCAACCGGAGGTTGATGCCGGTTGGGTAATCGCGCTTAAAAAGGAAGGCGTTGTTGTATACAGCAAGGCCCTACCTGGTTCGAGGATCAAAGCTTTACGCGCCGAATATGTCATGGATGCTACGGTGCAGGAAATCGCAGATCTGCTTGTTGATATTCCGGCGACAACGAAATGGATGTGCCATGCCCGGTCATGCAAATTGCTGAAAAAGGTTTCTGACCGCGAGATGTATTACTACACCGAAGTCAGCTTGCCCTGGCCTCTGGAAAACCGCGACTTTGTCACCCATTTAAAAATCACACAAGACCCTGTTACAAAGATTTTGACCGTTAGTTCACCTGCTGTGCCGGGGGAGGTCGCACCCAAAAAAGGGCTTGTAAGGATAAATCATTCGCAAAGTGTGTGGAAGATCGTACCAGTCGCTGAGCGGAAAGTAAAAATCGAATACACGTTACGCGTAGATCCTGGCGGGATGATCCCTGCCCACGTTGTCAACTACTTCGCTAAGCAGGCGCCCTTCGAAACATTTACGCAAATGCAGGCAGAAGTCCGTGAAAGACGCAAGAGCCACCCTTAA
- a CDS encoding 5'-methylthioadenosine/adenosylhomocysteine nucleosidase, with amino-acid sequence MKRLLLLLFLYFVQIHIHAQEIIGILGAFPPELKLLRENMVSPKDTVIRSVGFITGELRGQKVVIAQTGIGKVNAAITTTLMLDHFRPKQIIFSGIAGAIDQALRPGDIVIGTSITYHDFGALTDEKMDYWVTRNPLTDQPNPTHFKCDPMLVSKAVQVAKGLRFTQIGGKSGNRVPAVKQGIIVTGDVFVSSKKVTERLRKDLHAAATEMEGAAIAQTCFQQNVPYLIIRSMSDNADDNASEDMGNFYDIAAANAATLVMAVIEVKN; translated from the coding sequence ATGAAAAGACTTCTGTTGTTACTCTTTCTCTATTTTGTTCAAATCCATATTCATGCCCAGGAAATAATAGGTATTCTGGGTGCTTTTCCACCGGAACTTAAACTGTTGCGGGAAAATATGGTGAGCCCGAAAGATACCGTGATCCGGTCGGTGGGATTTATTACGGGAGAACTGAGGGGCCAGAAGGTGGTAATCGCGCAAACGGGCATAGGAAAAGTGAATGCGGCTATCACTACCACCCTGATGCTGGATCACTTCCGACCAAAACAGATCATTTTTTCAGGGATTGCTGGCGCCATCGACCAGGCGCTGCGGCCGGGTGACATTGTGATCGGCACCAGCATTACTTATCATGATTTCGGAGCGCTAACTGACGAAAAAATGGATTACTGGGTGACTAGAAATCCGCTGACTGACCAACCCAATCCTACTCATTTCAAATGCGACCCTATGCTGGTCAGCAAAGCGGTGCAAGTAGCAAAGGGACTCCGATTTACGCAGATAGGCGGCAAATCCGGGAATCGCGTCCCGGCAGTAAAGCAAGGGATCATCGTTACCGGCGATGTTTTTGTTTCTTCCAAAAAAGTCACCGAACGACTTCGGAAAGACCTCCACGCAGCTGCTACAGAAATGGAGGGTGCGGCTATTGCGCAGACCTGCTTTCAGCAAAATGTACCCTATCTAATTATCCGCAGCATGAGTGATAATGCCGACGACAATGCATCGGAAGATATGGGCAATTTTTACGATATAGCTGCCGCCAATGCAGCTACGCTCGTGATGGCCGTGATTGAAGTAAAAAATTAA
- a CDS encoding DUF4394 domain-containing protein: MKILNQPLKRTIVAASLVFTLFLASCEDHRVPPTEQALPDRIFYALSDNNQLHEINIRNTSSPVRSFAITGLQDNEVLAGIDFRPATGQLYAIGSLSNLYQVNIKTGDQEGKATRIGMNPIATILNGSSIGFDFNPTVDKIRVVSNTAQNLRLNPETGAVLAGDSPLNGPASPKVGAVAYTNSRAGVTAAPGVGTTLYDIDPEADMLYIQSPPNPGTLVPVGALGLDISEVGGFDISPDMNPADVYPIASVKFGGKWELDFVDLKTGKLQKLGDLPAGVNITGIAIPAMPVAYALDGANNLKIFNPADGSEYGTKAIGGLPGGVMLEGIDIRPANGRLYALGNDSKLYSVDLGSGAAMEAAVLKKMDNSPLMLDGTYFGVDFNPAADRLRVVSDKGQNLRIDVATGITTKDTALKIGMDTPFVTAVAYTNSYPGVVAANTTLFDIDSQSNMLYKQIPPNNGTLADGKALGIDVATGIGFDIGNFTGKGYAIFTVGGTTSFYTIDLASGNTQLKYSFSTPVKGLATGFGL; the protein is encoded by the coding sequence ATGAAGATTCTCAACCAACCTTTAAAGCGGACAATTGTTGCCGCTTCGCTCGTATTCACCCTATTTCTTGCATCTTGCGAAGACCATCGGGTGCCACCGACAGAGCAGGCATTGCCGGACAGGATATTTTATGCACTCTCCGACAACAACCAGCTCCACGAAATTAACATCAGGAATACATCAAGCCCTGTCCGCTCGTTCGCAATTACCGGCTTGCAGGACAATGAAGTACTTGCGGGGATTGACTTCCGCCCCGCCACCGGCCAGTTATATGCGATCGGTTCCCTGAGTAACCTTTATCAGGTAAATATAAAAACCGGTGACCAGGAAGGAAAAGCGACCAGGATCGGGATGAACCCTATTGCCACCATACTGAACGGGTCGAGCATCGGGTTTGATTTCAATCCGACAGTCGACAAGATCCGTGTGGTATCCAATACCGCCCAAAATCTCCGCCTGAACCCGGAAACCGGAGCTGTACTCGCCGGTGACTCACCATTGAACGGACCGGCCAGCCCGAAAGTAGGCGCTGTGGCTTACACCAACAGCCGTGCGGGCGTCACTGCCGCGCCAGGCGTAGGTACCACCCTGTATGACATTGATCCGGAGGCAGATATGCTTTACATTCAGAGTCCCCCTAACCCCGGCACGCTCGTTCCTGTAGGTGCACTGGGGCTTGATATTTCAGAAGTGGGCGGGTTCGACATTTCGCCCGATATGAATCCGGCAGATGTATATCCTATTGCCTCGGTGAAATTCGGTGGAAAATGGGAGCTTGACTTTGTAGACCTCAAAACGGGGAAACTTCAAAAGCTGGGCGATTTGCCCGCAGGTGTTAATATCACCGGTATTGCGATCCCTGCTATGCCAGTTGCCTATGCTCTCGACGGTGCAAATAATCTGAAAATATTCAACCCGGCTGACGGAAGCGAGTACGGAACCAAAGCAATCGGCGGGCTGCCCGGCGGCGTCATGCTGGAAGGTATTGATATCAGGCCAGCCAATGGAAGATTGTATGCTTTGGGTAACGACAGCAAACTGTACAGCGTAGATCTTGGAAGCGGCGCTGCGATGGAAGCCGCTGTCCTGAAAAAAATGGACAATAGCCCGTTGATGCTCGACGGCACTTATTTTGGAGTCGATTTTAACCCCGCAGCAGACAGACTTCGCGTTGTAAGCGATAAAGGGCAGAATCTTCGGATCGATGTCGCAACCGGAATTACTACCAAGGATACTGCTTTGAAGATTGGTATGGATACTCCATTTGTTACGGCAGTGGCTTATACCAATAGTTACCCCGGGGTGGTCGCGGCTAATACCACGTTGTTCGATATAGACAGCCAATCTAATATGCTATACAAGCAAATCCCGCCGAATAACGGAACGCTTGCAGACGGTAAGGCCCTGGGAATCGACGTTGCCACAGGCATTGGGTTCGATATCGGCAATTTCACGGGAAAGGGATATGCCATATTCACGGTTGGCGGTACGACCAGCTTCTACACAATTGACCTGGCCTCAGGGAATACCCAGCTTAAATACAGTTTTAGTACACCTGTCAAAGGGCTTGCGACAGGATTTGGTCTTTAA